From Cannabis sativa cultivar Pink pepper isolate KNU-18-1 chromosome 8, ASM2916894v1, whole genome shotgun sequence, a single genomic window includes:
- the LOC115699570 gene encoding uncharacterized protein LOC115699570, with protein MAMTQSAAGACSPVVLKTGLTVIALCIAGYILGPPLYWHFMEGLAAVSQSSSSSTTCPPCVCDCSSQPLLSIPIGLSNTSFTDCAKRDPEVSEDSEKNFADLLAEELKLREAESLEHQRRADMALLEAKKVTSQYQKEADKCTSGMETCEEAREKAEAALTAQKRLTAMWEQRARQKGWKEGMAKSHAQTQGNVQTA; from the exons ATGGCGATGACCCAGAGCGCGGCTGGGGCTTGTAGCCCGGTGGTTTTAAAGACGGGCCTCACCGTCATCGCTCTCTGCATTGCCGGCTATATTCTCGGTCCCCCTCTTTACTGGCATTTCATGGAGGGTTTGGCTGCTGTTagtcaatcttcttcttcttctactacTTGCCCTCCTTGTGTCTGCGATTGCTCTTCTCAACCTCTCCTTTCCATCCCCATCG GACTGAGCAACACCTCCTTTACAG ATTGTGCAAAACGTGACCCAGAGGTGAGCGAAGACAGTGAGAAGAACTTTGCAGACTTACTGGCAGAGGAGCTGAAGCTAAGGGAAGCTGAATCTTTGGAACATCAGAGACGGGCAGACATGGCTCTACTTGAGGCTAAGAAGGTGACATCCCAGTATCAAAAGGAAGCAGACAAATGCACTTCCGGGATGGAAACATGTGAAGAAGCAAGGGAGAAAGCTGAAGCAGCATTAACTGCCCAGAAGAGATTAACAGCAATGTGGGAGCAGAGAGCTCGTCAGAAAGGATGGAAAGAAGGAATGGCCAAGTCTCATGCTCAGACTCAAGGAAATGTCCAGACAGCATAG
- the LOC115698766 gene encoding fatty acid hydroperoxide lyase, chloroplastic produces MSFMMSMNPSPSSPPPPLSSPSESSSTPSTLPVRTIPGSYGWPLLGPISDRLDYFWFQGPDTFFRKRVEKYKSTVFRTNIPPTFPFFSVNPNIVAVLDCKSFSHLFDMEIVEKKNVLVGDFMPSVNYTGDIRVGAYLDTSEPQHAKVKNFAMDVLKQSSKIWVGELTSNLSTMWDTIEKDVSEKSSSSYLAPLQKFLFNFLVKCLIGADPSNSPKIAESGYIMLDRWLAFQLLPTIKIGILQPLEELFIHSFAYPFFLVSGDYNNLSSFVEEYGKEIVARGETEFGLSKQEAIHNLLFILGFNAFGGFSIFLPSLLGTVASDTTDLQQRLVKEVRQNGGSTLTFDSIKEMPLVQSVVYETLRLNPPVPLQFARARKDFRLSSHDAAFEVKKGELLCGFQSLVMRDPKIFSEPESFIGDRFMKDKGLLDYLYWSNGPQTGVPSVTNKQCAGKDIVTLTACLILAYTFRRYDSISGSSSSITALKKA; encoded by the exons ATGTCTTTTATGATGAGCATGAATCCTTCTCCCTCCTCGCCACCGCCACCGTTATCGTCGCCGTCGGAATCTTCCTCAACGCCGTCAACACTGCCAGTCCGTACGATCCCGGGAAGCTACGGATGGCCGTTACTGGGGCCCATCTCGGACCGGTTAGACTACTTCTGGTTCCAAGGCCCAGATACGTTTTTCAGAAAAAGAGTGGAGAAATACAAGAGCACCGTGTTCCGTACCAACATACCCCCGACCTTTCCTTTCTTCAGCGTTAATCCGAACATTGTGGCCGTGCTGGACTGTAAATCATTTTCTCATCTTTTCGACATGGAAATTGTCGAGAAAAAGAATGTTCTTGTTGGAGATTTCATGCCCAGTGTCAATTACACTGGGGATATTAGGGTTGGAGCTTATCTCGACACTTCTGAACCACAACACGCTAAG GTTAAGAACTTCGCAATGGATGTATTAAAACAAAGCTCGAAGATATGGGTGGGAGAACTGACATCAAATCTGTCGACGATGTGGGACACAATAGAAAAAGACGTATCTGAGAAATCATCCTCATCCTACTTAGCCCCACTTCAAAAGTTCTTGTTCAACTTCCTGGTCAAGTGTCTAATTGGTGCTGACCCTTCCAACTCCCCCAAGATTGCAGAGTCTGGCTACATCATGCTCGACCGATGGTTAGCCTTCCAGCTCCTTCCCACTATCAAGATTGGGATCCTTCAGCCTCTTGAGGAGCTTTTCATTCATTCTTTTGCCTATCCTTTTTTCTTGGTCAGTGGTGACTACAATAACCTCTCCAGTTTTGTAGAGGAATATG GTAAAGAAATAGTAGCGAGAGGTGAAACCGAGTTCGGGCTGAGTAAACAAGAAGCGATTCACAACCTTCTCTTCATTTTGGGTTTCAACGCCTTCGGGGGATTCTCTATATTTCTACCGAGCCTACTGGGCACCGTGGCGAGTGACACAACCGATCTACAACAAAGACTGGTCAAAGAAGTCAGACAAAATGGCGGGTCAACTCTGACGTTTGACTCGATCAAAGAAATGCCACTCGTTCAATCGGTCGTGTACGAGACTCTCCGGCTCAATCCACCTGTTCCGCTCCAATTCGCCAGGGCCAGGAAGGACTTCCGGCTCAGCTCGCACGACGCGGCCTTCGAGGTGAAGAAAGGCGAGCTCCTATGCGGGTTTCAAAGCCTTGTTATGAGGGACCCAAAAATATTCTCGGAACCGGAGTCGTTCATCGGGGACCGGTTCATGAAAGATAAAGGTCTGTTAGATTATCTTTACTGGTCCAATGGACCTCAAACCGGTGTGCCCAGCGTCACCAATAAGCAATGCGCGGGAAAAGATATCGTCACGCTTACGGCTTGTTTGATCTTGGCTTACACCTTCCGTCGTTATGACTCCATCAGCGGGAGCTCAAGTTCAATCACAGCCCTTAAAAAGGCTTAA
- the LOC115700586 gene encoding uncharacterized protein LOC115700586 isoform X1: MEIPIDLIKQVQISLRSHASLSSYDPNDNSFPNLPSLEEALASLDPSPPYLRCRHCNGRLLRGLQSLICVLCGGEATKEDLPPEPINFRNTLGYQWLLQSLSLDGSETVASPVETNNSHRGKNAPKDEFPLSELLDLEIKWPSESERFESRYLKETPGQSKSSLNLSGVNIENFFAEEKKGVITNATVQSSVSTNQTNAKQSVQGHRNLDLFENVQHFEAADPSNEGESNVSDSGWGANFQSAASAMPNEEAKPFDSFVGSVDLSDQMDEVFGARKDTKDVETTGSSSIGSEWFVDDSWNNSNSGLAGPSEVFQTNTNVKTGNLVESVSHSSSTDVDWVQDTRWQGTSNKLPDNKADEEHDSFDDWNDFTSSTVANNPPSSSLNQTLVPLDDMTSDVNLFSLTNHQQDINLFDSISQPGVVSAAFSSPTGSTEGSKMLSEASSLDRSSIGPTFFITITVVINISLTCLVIRYNAIFCSIHHNSMFLSILNPLLGHLTMSKEQNIFQFLPVWMPFMLAY; encoded by the exons ATGGAAATTCCAATCGATCTGATAAAACAGGTACAGATCTCGCTCAGGAGTCACGCCAGTCTCTCCTCCTACGACCCGAACGACAATTCCTTCCCCAATCTACCTTCCCTCGAAGAAGCTCTAGCCTCCCTTGATCCCTCGCCCCCATATCTTCGTTGCAGGCATTGCAATGGCAGACTCCTTAGGGGCTTACAGTCTTTGATTTGCGTCTTATGTGGTGGAGAAGCAACTAAGGAGGACCTCCCACCTGAACCCATCAATTTTCGAAACACTCTTGGTTATCAATGGCTTCTCCAGTCATTGAGTTTGGATGGATCG GAGACCGTGGCATCACCCGTTGAAACCAATAACTCACACCGAGGAAAGAATGCACCCAAAGATGAATTTCCATTGTCTGAACTTTTAGACCTGGAGATAAAGTGGCCTTCTGAGTCGGAGAGATTTGAATCTCGTTACCTAAAGGAGACACCAGGTCAGAGTAAAAGTTCCTTAAATTTGTCAGGAGTCAATATTGAGAATTTTTTTGCTGAGGAAAAGAAAGGTGTCATTACTAATGCGACTGTACAGTCATCGGTGAGTACCAATCAGACCAATGCCAAACAAAGTGTACAAGGTCACAGAAATCTTGATTTGTTTGAGAATGTTCAGCACTTTGAAGCTGCTGATCCATCTAATGAAGGGGAGAGTAATGTCTCTGATTCTGGTTGGGGTGCAAATTTTCAATCTGCTGCTTCTGCAATGCCTAATGAGGAAGCAAAACCGTTTGACTCTTTTGTGGGTTCTGTGGATCTTTCCGATCAAATGGATGAAGTATTTGGTGCTAGAAAAGACACAAAAGATGTAGAGACAACAGGATCTTCATCCATTGGTAGTGAATGGTTTGTTGATGATTCATGGAATAATTCTAACTCTGGGTTAGCTGGACCTTCTGAGGTGTTTCAAACGAACACAAATGTGAAGACTGGAAACTTGGTGGAAAGTGTGAGTCATTCTTCTTCAACAGATGTTGATTGGGTCCAAGATACTAGATGGCAAGGCACTAGCAACAAGTTACCTGACAATAAGGCTGATGAGGAACATGATTCATTTGATGATTGGAATGACTTTACCAGCTCAACTGTTGCAAACAATCCTCCTAGTAGTTCTCTAAACCAAACCCTTGTGCCGCTTGATGACATGACATCAGATGTAAATTTGTTTAGcttaactaatcatcaacaggATATAAACTTGTTTGATAGCATTTCACAACCAGGTGTCGTTTCAGCAGCATTTAGCAGTCCAACTGGTTCCACAGAAGGGAGTAAAATGCTGTCAGAAGCCTCTAGTTTAGACAGGTCTTCTATTGGTCCAACTTTCTTTATAACAATTACAGTTGTTATTAATATTAGTTTGACATGCCTGGTTATACGTTATAATGCTATCTTTTGTAGTATCCATCACAACAGTatgtttttaagtattttaaatcCACTTCTTGGGCATTTGACCATGTCTAAAGAACAGAACATTTTCCAGTTCTTACCTGTGTGGATGCCGTTCATGTTGGCTTATTGA
- the LOC115701299 gene encoding condensin complex subunit 2 produces the protein MAEILSPDLNPQKQRVPMSARIQSPTSPFFLGSNDDKLERAQARAARAAAIRRKNISVSALPSLGDSDPLLGKQQIFELFQNCIKLASENKINQKNTWELNLIDHLTEIIKVEEENNMETNFQKASCTLEAGVKIYSLRVDSVHSEAYKVLGGMNRAGQENEADSANVDSGQDGVPSKKETERKISPLSTLESSFEALNVKKFDVAFAVDPLYHQTSAQFDEGGAKGLLMNNLSVYGGCKVLFDSLEVPGKCITCDNQQDKANTIDLSFAKEHVEQMVLNMRMKEEISPTLGTIVNRFDKDNKRPSDFHYSDQNSAEDVYNEAEFDGDPIEDCGTWSYDHDDETTMVDEGPNCADSTFPDYHEGSEPYTSQEYDADDRFEEVDGYLFLNMGLASKQNAWAGPEHWKYRKTKDLEADRSQENASALNSKRKKSEKQVQVDIDFTKSLDNEMPDIFAPPKNPKSLLLPASRAPSNTKLPEDCHYHPENLVKLFLLPKVKCLGRRKFSAESRQQRDEYGQMPLWDDDDVPGGEYDEGNVQSDDDESSILVSQPRQVNKIEVQYDKTSKQVDVQALKETLWDQLQESHRAPIQEEEDPLSFKKILGTFPSDSKAAATINDVSPHLCFICLLHLANEHGLTIRGHTDMDDLSILIPRPSGAV, from the exons ATGGCTGAGATTCTAAGCCCTGATCTGAACCCCCAGAAGCAAAGGGTTCCAATGTCCGCTCGCATCCAGTCTCCCACTAGCCCCTTCTTCTTGGGATCCAACGACGACAAGCTCGAGCGTGCACAGGCACGCGCTGCTCGTGCAGCCGCGATTCGCCGGAAAAACATCTCCGTCAGCGCGCTTCCGTCTCTTGGAGATTCTGATCCTCTCCTCGGCAAGCAGCAGATTTTCGAGTTGTTTCAAAATTGCATTAAGCTTGCCAGTGAAAAT AAAATTAATCAGAAAAATACTTGGGAACTTAATCTGATTGATCATCTAACGGAGATTATAAAGGTCGAAGAAGAGAATAATATGGAGACAAATTTTCAAAAG gcaAGCTGCACTCTTGAAGCTGGGGTTAAGATTTATTCGCTAAGGGTGGACTCGGTACACTCTGAGGCCTACAAGGTCCTTGGGGGGATGAATAGAGCAGGCCAAGAAAATGAAG CTGATTCTGCAAACGTTGATAGTGGACAAGATGGTGTTCCATCAAAGAAAGAGACAGAGAGAAAG ATCTCACCTTTGTCAACGCTGGAATCATCTTTTGAGGCTCTTAATGTGAAAAAATTCGATG ttgcATTTGCAGTGGATCCACTTTATCATCAAACATCAGCACAATTTGATGAAGGTGGAGCTAAGGGTCTTTTAATGAATAATCTCAGCGTTTATGGTGGATGCAAGGTGCTTTTTGATTCCCTGGAGGTACCAGGGAAGTGCATAACATGTGATAATCAGCAAGATAAAGCAAACACAATTGATCTTTCTTTTGCTAAAG AACATGTTGAACAGATGGTGCTGAATATGCGAATGAAAGAAGAAATCTCACCTACCCTTGGAACTATTGTCAATCGTTTTGACAAAGATAACAAGAGGCCATCAGATTTTCATTACTCTGACCAGAATTCAGCAGAGGATGTTTACAATGAGGCTGAGTTTGATGGTGATCCAATTGAGGACTGTGGGACCTGGAGTTATGATCACGATGACGAGACAACCATGGTAGATGAGGGCCCTAATTGTGCAGATTCAACTTTTCCAGATTACCACGAG GGAAGTGAACCATATACTTCCCAGGAGTACGATGCTGATGACAGATTTGAGGAAGTTGATGGGTATTTGTTCTTAAATATGGGGTTAGCTTCAAAACAAAATGCTTGGGCAGGTCCTGAGCATTGGAAATATCGAAAAACTAAGG ATTTAGAGGCTGATCGTTCTCAAGAAAATGCTTCTGCACTAAACTCTAAAAGAAAGAAGAGCGAAAAACAGGTACAAGTTGATATTGATTTCACAAAATCCTTGGACAACGAGATGCCAGATATTTTTGCTCCTCCTAAAAATCCCAAGTCATTACTGCTACCTGCAAGTCGAGCACCAAGTAATACAAAACTTCCTGAGGATTGCCACTATCATCCGGAGAATTTGGTGAAGTTATTTCTGCTACCTAAAGTGAAG TGCCTTGGGAGAAGAAAGTTCTCAG CTGAATCAAGGCAACAGCGTGACGAATATGGCCAAATGCCATTATGGGATGATGATGATGTACCTGGCGGGGAATATGATGAAGGAAATGTTCAAAGTGATGACGATGAGTCCAGCATTCTTGTTTCTCAGCCTCGCCAG GTGAATAAAATTGAAGTCCAATATGACAAAACTTCTAAACAAGTTGACGTCCAGGCTCTGAAGGAAACTTTATGGGACCAATTACAAGAATCTCATCGAGCACCTATTCAG GAGGAAGAAGACCCATTATCCTTCAAGAAAATCTTGGGCACATTTCCTAGTGACTCAAAAGCTGCGGCAACCATCAATGACGTCTCACCACACTTGTGTTTCATATGCTTGTTACATTTAGCAAATGAGCATGGATTGACCATCCGTGGACACACAGACATGGACGATCTTTCAATACTTATTCCACGTCCTAGTGGAGCAGTGTAG
- the LOC115700586 gene encoding uncharacterized protein LOC115700586 isoform X2, giving the protein MEIPIDLIKQVQISLRSHASLSSYDPNDNSFPNLPSLEEALASLDPSPPYLRCRHCNGRLLRGLQSLICVLCGGEATKEDLPPEPINFRNTLGYQWLLQSLSLDGSETVASPVETNNSHRGKNAPKDEFPLSELLDLEIKWPSESERFESRYLKETPGQSKSSLNLSGVNIENFFAEEKKGVITNATVQSSVSTNQTNAKQSVQGHRNLDLFENVQHFEAADPSNEGESNVSDSGWGANFQSAASAMPNEEAKPFDSFVGSVDLSDQMDEVFGARKDTKDVETTGSSSIGSEWFVDDSWNNSNSGLAGPSEVFQTNTNVKTGNLVESVSHSSSTDVDWVQDTRWQGTSNKLPDNKADEEHDSFDDWNDFTSSTVANNPPSSSLNQTLVPLDDMTSDVNLFSLTNHQQDINLFDSISQPGVVSAAFSSPTGSTEGSKMLSEASSLDRTSGDNTMVGGNPEDVEKSRNVTGAEIKSEANDVEMLLSQMHDLSFMLDNNLSVPSSQS; this is encoded by the exons ATGGAAATTCCAATCGATCTGATAAAACAGGTACAGATCTCGCTCAGGAGTCACGCCAGTCTCTCCTCCTACGACCCGAACGACAATTCCTTCCCCAATCTACCTTCCCTCGAAGAAGCTCTAGCCTCCCTTGATCCCTCGCCCCCATATCTTCGTTGCAGGCATTGCAATGGCAGACTCCTTAGGGGCTTACAGTCTTTGATTTGCGTCTTATGTGGTGGAGAAGCAACTAAGGAGGACCTCCCACCTGAACCCATCAATTTTCGAAACACTCTTGGTTATCAATGGCTTCTCCAGTCATTGAGTTTGGATGGATCG GAGACCGTGGCATCACCCGTTGAAACCAATAACTCACACCGAGGAAAGAATGCACCCAAAGATGAATTTCCATTGTCTGAACTTTTAGACCTGGAGATAAAGTGGCCTTCTGAGTCGGAGAGATTTGAATCTCGTTACCTAAAGGAGACACCAGGTCAGAGTAAAAGTTCCTTAAATTTGTCAGGAGTCAATATTGAGAATTTTTTTGCTGAGGAAAAGAAAGGTGTCATTACTAATGCGACTGTACAGTCATCGGTGAGTACCAATCAGACCAATGCCAAACAAAGTGTACAAGGTCACAGAAATCTTGATTTGTTTGAGAATGTTCAGCACTTTGAAGCTGCTGATCCATCTAATGAAGGGGAGAGTAATGTCTCTGATTCTGGTTGGGGTGCAAATTTTCAATCTGCTGCTTCTGCAATGCCTAATGAGGAAGCAAAACCGTTTGACTCTTTTGTGGGTTCTGTGGATCTTTCCGATCAAATGGATGAAGTATTTGGTGCTAGAAAAGACACAAAAGATGTAGAGACAACAGGATCTTCATCCATTGGTAGTGAATGGTTTGTTGATGATTCATGGAATAATTCTAACTCTGGGTTAGCTGGACCTTCTGAGGTGTTTCAAACGAACACAAATGTGAAGACTGGAAACTTGGTGGAAAGTGTGAGTCATTCTTCTTCAACAGATGTTGATTGGGTCCAAGATACTAGATGGCAAGGCACTAGCAACAAGTTACCTGACAATAAGGCTGATGAGGAACATGATTCATTTGATGATTGGAATGACTTTACCAGCTCAACTGTTGCAAACAATCCTCCTAGTAGTTCTCTAAACCAAACCCTTGTGCCGCTTGATGACATGACATCAGATGTAAATTTGTTTAGcttaactaatcatcaacaggATATAAACTTGTTTGATAGCATTTCACAACCAGGTGTCGTTTCAGCAGCATTTAGCAGTCCAACTGGTTCCACAGAAGGGAGTAAAATGCTGTCAGAAGCCTCTAGTTTAGACAG GACATCTGGTGATAATACAATGGTAGGAGGGAACCCCGAAGATGTCGAGAAGAGCAGAAATGTCACTGGTGCAGAAATCAAGTCCGAAGCAAATGATGTAGAGATGTTGCTATCCCAAATGCATGATCTTTCTTTCATGCTCGACAACAATCTTTCAGTTCCTTCCTCACAAAGTTGA